CTGGTGGAAGCAAGAACAAGAGTGCGAGACACAGAAAAACCTTTAGAGCTAAAAGGGCGAACAAGACGAGTCAACGGCACCAACAGAGCATTTGGTGCCCGCAAAAAAATTGTGTTCTGATCATACCACGCACATCGACAAAACCGATCAGAATTTTCGATTAAAATTGAGTTTCCATCCCGGCTCAGACGGGGCAGTGTATCAATAAAAACATCACTTATTCAAAAGGTTAGACAAGATCAACGCCACGGCGGCGCTCAAATCATCACACACCGGCACCTGATCGGCCTCAATCTTATGACACTCGCTTTCACCATGACCGGTACGCACCAGAACCGGTCGACACCCGGCAGCCAGGCCAGCATCAACATCGGCCTTTTTATCCCCCACCATCCACGACCGCGACAGATCAATATCAAGCTCACGAGCAGCCTGCAACAACATACCCGGCTTTCCTTTACGACAATCGCACTCCTGAACATAGGGGGACTGGCCTGACTGCGGATGGTGGGGACAATAGTAATAACCATCGACATGAGCACCAATCTCAGCCAATTGCTGCGAAAGGTACTCATGGAGCCTCTCAACGTCTTTTTCGCCGTAATAACCGCGGGCAACTCCGGACTGGTTGGTCACAACAACAACCACAAAGCCGGCATCATTCAGTTGACGAATCGCCTTATCGGCCCCGTCAATAAAACAAAAGTCTTCAGTCCGGTACAAGTAGTCCCGTTCAACATTGATCGTGCCGTCACGGTCCAGAAACACAGCGGGATATTTTTTCTGCAACATTTAAATCCTAAAATTTAAAAAAAATAATAAAAAAATTCACTTATCTTTTGTGGCCTGCTATATTGCCACTGTCTAATATTCCTCTAATCTACTGAAAGAAAAGGAGAGTCTTTATGCTTCACACGTTCAAAACCACCTTGTTGGCCATCGCCCTGTGTCTGATGTTGGTCGCTCCAGCCCTGGCCGGCACCGCCGTCAACATTAACACAGCCACGGTTGAACAGTTACAAAGCGTCAACGGCATTGGCCAGAAAACAGCCGAGAAGATTGTCGCCTACCGCACCAGCCACGGCACCTATTCCTCGGTAGACCAGCTCTGTAATATTAAAGGGATCGGCAAAGCCTCCCTGTCTAAAATGGGCGATCAGCTTTGCGTACAATAAGCGGTGCCACCATCCTCAAGCAAACAAAAAAAGGGAAGCCGTACGGCCTCCCTTTTTTAATATCACATGACAGGTCTGCCTATTCCCACTCAATCGTTGCCGGCGGCTTGCTGGAGATATCGTAAGTTACCCGATTGATCCCCTTGACCTCATTGATGATCCGGCTGCTGATGCGCGCCAGATCGGCATAGGGCATCGGATACCAACCGGCCGTCATAAAGTCCTTGGTTTCAACGGCCCGCAACGCGACGACATATTCGTAAGTGCGGCCATCGCCCATGACGCCAACACTTTTGACCGGCAGGAACACAGCAAAGGCCTGGCTGATCTTTTCGTAATGGCCGCTGCGGTACAGCTCTTCAATATAGATGGCATCCGCCTGGCGCAGGATATCGGCATACTCCTTTTTGATTTCACCGAGAATCCGCACACCAAGGCCGGGACCGGGGAACGGATGGCGCCACACCATCTGATGCGGCAGACCCAGTTCTTCGCCAACGGTACGCACTTCGTCCTTAAACAGCTCACGCAATGGCTCAAGCAGTTGCAGCTTCATGTAATCGGGCAGACCGCCAACATTGTGATGGCTCTTGATATTGTGGGCCTTGCCGGTCTTAGCACCGGCGGATTCGATGACGTCGGGATAGATCGTCCCCTGCGCCAGCCACTTGGCATCGGTGAGCTTGTTGGATTCCTCTTCGAAAATATCGACAAACAGACCACCGATAATCTTGCGCTTTTTCTCCGGGTCGGTCTCACCGGCCAGGGCGGTAAGAAAACGATCCTCAGCATCAACGCGGATCACTTTGACGCCGAGATTTTGAGCAAAGGTACTCATCACCTGATCGCCCTCATTGAGGCGCAGCAGGCCGTTATCGACAAACACGCAGGTGAGCTGATCGCCAATGGCGCGATGAATCAGGGCTGCCGCCACCGAGGAGTCGACACCACCGGACAGACCAAGAATCACCTTGTCGGTGCCCACCTGTTCACGAATGCGGGCCACGGCATCTTCAATAATCTGCCCCGGCGTCCATTGACCACTGCAACCGCAGATTTTACGAACAAAGGTGTCGATCAGCACCTCGCCACGCGGCGTATGATTGACTTCAGGGTGAAACTGCACCCCATAGAGGTTGCGCTCAACATTCTGGATACCACACACCGGCGCGTTATCCGTCGCCGCAATAATATCAAAACCGTCAGCGACCTGCTCAACATGGTCACCATGACTCATCCATACCGGACTTTTGCCGTCAACAAAAAAACCGTCAAACAACGGGCCGGGCTGCCCCTGACTGAGCAGATCGGCATGGCCGTATTCACGTTTACCGGCTGGCACGACATGACCACCAAAGTGACGGTTAAGCAATTGCATGCCGTAGCAGATGCCCAACACCGGAACCCCGAGTTCAAACAGCGCCTCTTCCACAGCCGGTGCACCTTCGTCGTACACGGATTTCGGCCCACCGGACAGAATGATGCCGTTGGGTTGAAAAGCACGTATCGCTTCGAGATCCATATCATAGGGATGGAGTTCACAATAGACATGAGCTTCGCGCACACGGCGAGCGATGAGTTGAGTGTATTGGGAACCAAAATCGAGAATAAGAATTTTTTCGCTATGCAGGTCGGCCATCAGTGAGTTCTCCAGCGAGAGTAAATCGCGTGCAACGACCGGAGGTGCCGGTCGATCAGATCGTAAAAACACGGAAGCCCGTAAGAGCTACGGGCTTCCGGCATATCGTATGGATGCCGCCGTTAGCTGGGGCGTTCAATCCGATAGTTAGGGGCTTCGTGGGTGATATTGACATCATGAACATGGGATTCGCGCAGTCCGGCATTGGTAATGCGAATAAAGTGAGCATTCTGCTGCAACTCTTTCAAGTTGCGGCAGCCGGTATAACCCATGCCGGCACGCAGACCACCAAGCAATTGATGGACATTGGCAGACAGGGTGCCACGGAACGGAACGCGGCCTTCGATACCCTCGGGAACCAGCTTGACGTCACTTTCGACATCGCCCTGGAAGTAGCGGTCCTTACTGCCTTTTTTCATCGCTCCAAGACTGCCCATACCACGATAGGACTTGTAAGTACGCCCCTGATAGAGGATGGTTTCACCAGGGGATTCCTCGGTTCCGGCAAACAGGGAACCGATCATGATCACATCGGCACCGGCGGTAATCGCCTTGGGCAATTCACCGGAATACTTAATGCCGCCATCGGCAATCAGTGGAATTCCGGCCTTTTGGGTGATACGGGAAACATCGGCAATGGCCGTAATCTGAGGCACACCCACCCCGGCGACAACACGGGTGGTGCAGATAGAACCGGGACCGATACCAACCTTGACCGCATCGACACCGGCCTTGATCAGGGCTTCGGCCGCTTCGGCGGTGGCAATGTTACCGGCAATCATCTGCAGATCAGGATAGGTGCGCTTGATCTCGACCACCGACTCGATAACACCCTGCGAATGGCCGTGAGCGGTATCAACAACTACGGCGTCGACCCCGGCGCGCACCAGCTGTTCCAAACGCTCGTAGCAGTCACCACCAACGCCGACAGCGGCTGCGGCCCGCAGGCGACCGAATTCGTCTTTACACGCCATCGGATACTTGCGGACTTTTTCGATATCCTTAATGGTGATCAACCCTTTGAGGGCGTAATCGTCATCAACCACCAGCAGTTTTTCAATGCGATGCTTGTGGAGATGAAATTTGGCCTCTTCGAGAGTGGTACCCGGCGGGACAGTGACCAGCTTGTCCTTGGTCATGACATTTTCGATCGGCTGATCAAGCTGGGTTTCAAAGCGCAGATCGCGATTGGTGAGAATACCGACCAAACGACCGTTTTCCGTAATCGGCACCCCGGAGATACGATATTGCTCCATCAGTTGCAGCGCTTCATAGATCTTCTGCTTCGGCTCCATGGTAATCGGGTCGACGATCATGCCGCTTTCCGATTTTTTAACCTGATCGACCTCAAGAGCTTGCTCCTGGGGCGACATATTCTTGTGGATAACGCCGATCCCCCCTTCGCGCGCCATGCAGATGGCGGAACGCGCTTCCGTGACAGTATCCATCGCCGCGGACATCAGCGGAATGTTCAACGAAATGGACGCGGTCAACTGAGTGGACAGATCCACTTCTTTCGGCAATACCTGGGAATGAGCAGGGACCAGAAGAACATCATCAAAGGTGAGTCCTTCCCGTAATTCAGGGTCGAGCATCGCGGTCTCCTTTTTAGCGTAAAGAGGGTCGGTTTAAAGACGAAATTTTATAGCTGTTCCGGGTCAGCGTCAAGCGCTGCCAGCCCGTGTTTATATAAATTTAACGCGGCTGAAAACAGCCGCTGTAACACTTTTTATTGCGGAATAAACATGCCGGCGTTATCAATTTTGTAGATCACAGCGGCAAGCAAGGCGATGGTGGCTTCCAGATCAGCCAGAGACAGCACCTCCACCGGAGAGTGCATATAGCGTAGCGGCACACTGACCAGGGCGGCGGCAACACCACCACGACTCAGTTGCATTACATTCGCGTCAGTACCCGTGGCACGCGGCATACCCACCACCTGATAAGGGATACTCTCCTCTTGAGCCGTGGCAACTAGCAAATCAAACAACACCGGGTTGATATTGGCACCACGGGCGATGATTGGGCCCTGGCCAACACGTAGATCACCGAGCTCGGTTTTATTGAGCCCAGGAAAGTCACTGGAAAAACCGACATCTACGGCAATCCCAACATCAGGATTGACTCCGTAGACACTGGCGGAAGCTCCACGTAGGCCGATCTCCTCCTGAACCGTCGTCACACTGTAAAGATCTGCCGGCGCCGGACCGCGCTGTTTCACTTCCTGTAACACCCGGGTGACGATAAAGGCGCCCATCTTATCATCAAAGGCTCGCGACGTGACCAGTTCCCCCTGCAGCCGTTCCATGCTGGGAACAAAGGTCATCGGGTCACCCATGGCGACCAGCTCCAGAGCCTCGTCGCGGCTAGCGCAACCGATATCGATAAATTGATCTTTAAATTTAACCACGGTCTCGCGGTCTTTTGGTTCCATGAGGTGGATCGGTTTTTTCCCAACCACACCGAGAATCGGGCCATTGGCGCTATGGACATGCACCCGCTGCCCCGGCACCAGATGGGCATCCACGCCACCAATGGGGGCAAAATAGATGAAACCTTCCTCGTCAATGTACTTGATCATGAAACCGATCTCGTCACAATGACCGGCCAGCATCACTTTGGGACGGCTGTTGCCTTGACCATCGAGGCGGGAGATCACGTTGCCCATCACATCGGTGCGCACCTCATCGGCCAAACCGGTCTGCACGCGCCGTACAACTCTCTGGATCGGTTGCTCAAACCCCGAAGGACTTGGAGTTTGCGACATTTCCTTGAGTAAATCGTAATGGTGCTGTTCCATATTGTGATCCCCTGTTTTAAAATGATAGAGACTCTGCCAAAACTCCACGATGTGAATTACGCAAACTATCTTCAATGCGTACGGCCACCTGCTGACCGATCAGGGATTCCGGCCCGTCAAAATTGACGATACGGTTCCACTGGTTGCGACCGAACACTTGGCCCTGTCCATGGCGACTGACACCTTCGACCAGGACCGGTTGAACCGTCCCGCAATCCTGCTGCCAGATCTCTGCGCTGATCGTCTCCTGGAGCTTGAGCATCCGCTCAAACCAGCGCTGTTTCTCATCGGCTGGAACCGGGTCCTCCATCTCCAGCGCTTTGGTTTGAGGACGACGTGAATAGAGAAACGAGAAAGCATCGGCGAAGCGTACCTGCTCAAGCATATCGAGGGTCTGTTCAAAATCCGCTTGCTGCTCACCGGGAAAACCGACAATCAGATCCGTGGTCATACGGATTTCGGGACATGCCTGCTTGAGACGTGTCACCCGCTCCAGGTACTGTTCACGACTGTAGCCGCGATTCATCAACTCAAGAACACGGTTGGAGCCACTCTGCAGCGCCAGATGCATGTGTTTGCACAACTTATCCAACGACGTAAAACAGGCGATGAGGTCATCACTGAGATCTTTGGGATGAGACGAGGTAAAACGGAGTCGCTGCAGGCCATCAATATCATGCACCCGCTGGAGCAGCTCCGGAAAACTCATGTCTCCGCTGCCCTTCTGACCGTAGGAGTTGACATTCTGACCCAGCAGAGTCACCTCACGCACCCCCTGATCGACCAGACTGCGAACTTCGTCAAGGATGTCACCACTGGCCCGACTTACCTCACGACCGCGCACATAGGGCACGACACAGTAGGA
The Desulfuromonas acetoxidans DSM 684 DNA segment above includes these coding regions:
- the miaB gene encoding tRNA (N6-isopentenyl adenosine(37)-C2)-methylthiotransferase MiaB produces the protein MSKSFYLETFGCQMNVVDSEWIVNLLGQIDYHPVETPQQADLILLNTCSVRDKAERKVYGHLSHFKPLKDQRPDLILAVGGCVAQQEGQQLLKKVPYLDIVFGTHNVHKLPELIFAVEQGRGRQCETTHYEGAKRLDQFPQRADENAICRFVTVMQGCDNFCSYCVVPYVRGREVSRASGDILDEVRSLVDQGVREVTLLGQNVNSYGQKGSGDMSFPELLQRVHDIDGLQRLRFTSSHPKDLSDDLIACFTSLDKLCKHMHLALQSGSNRVLELMNRGYSREQYLERVTRLKQACPEIRMTTDLIVGFPGEQQADFEQTLDMLEQVRFADAFSFLYSRRPQTKALEMEDPVPADEKQRWFERMLKLQETISAEIWQQDCGTVQPVLVEGVSRHGQGQVFGRNQWNRIVNFDGPESLIGQQVAVRIEDSLRNSHRGVLAESLSF
- a CDS encoding ComEA family DNA-binding protein; the protein is MLHTFKTTLLAIALCLMLVAPALAGTAVNINTATVEQLQSVNGIGQKTAEKIVAYRTSHGTYSSVDQLCNIKGIGKASLSKMGDQLCVQ
- a CDS encoding M42 family metallopeptidase, translating into MEQHHYDLLKEMSQTPSPSGFEQPIQRVVRRVQTGLADEVRTDVMGNVISRLDGQGNSRPKVMLAGHCDEIGFMIKYIDEEGFIYFAPIGGVDAHLVPGQRVHVHSANGPILGVVGKKPIHLMEPKDRETVVKFKDQFIDIGCASRDEALELVAMGDPMTFVPSMERLQGELVTSRAFDDKMGAFIVTRVLQEVKQRGPAPADLYSVTTVQEEIGLRGASASVYGVNPDVGIAVDVGFSSDFPGLNKTELGDLRVGQGPIIARGANINPVLFDLLVATAQEESIPYQVVGMPRATGTDANVMQLSRGGVAAALVSVPLRYMHSPVEVLSLADLEATIALLAAVIYKIDNAGMFIPQ
- the gmhB gene encoding D-glycero-beta-D-manno-heptose 1,7-bisphosphate 7-phosphatase, with protein sequence MLQKKYPAVFLDRDGTINVERDYLYRTEDFCFIDGADKAIRQLNDAGFVVVVVTNQSGVARGYYGEKDVERLHEYLSQQLAEIGAHVDGYYYCPHHPQSGQSPYVQECDCRKGKPGMLLQAARELDIDLSRSWMVGDKKADVDAGLAAGCRPVLVRTGHGESECHKIEADQVPVCDDLSAAVALILSNLLNK
- the guaA gene encoding glutamine-hydrolyzing GMP synthase, whose protein sequence is MMADLHSEKILILDFGSQYTQLIARRVREAHVYCELHPYDMDLEAIRAFQPNGIILSGGPKSVYDEGAPAVEEALFELGVPVLGICYGMQLLNRHFGGHVVPAGKREYGHADLLSQGQPGPLFDGFFVDGKSPVWMSHGDHVEQVADGFDIIAATDNAPVCGIQNVERNLYGVQFHPEVNHTPRGEVLIDTFVRKICGCSGQWTPGQIIEDAVARIREQVGTDKVILGLSGGVDSSVAAALIHRAIGDQLTCVFVDNGLLRLNEGDQVMSTFAQNLGVKVIRVDAEDRFLTALAGETDPEKKRKIIGGLFVDIFEEESNKLTDAKWLAQGTIYPDVIESAGAKTGKAHNIKSHHNVGGLPDYMKLQLLEPLRELFKDEVRTVGEELGLPHQMVWRHPFPGPGLGVRILGEIKKEYADILRQADAIYIEELYRSGHYEKISQAFAVFLPVKSVGVMGDGRTYEYVVALRAVETKDFMTAGWYPMPYADLARISSRIINEVKGINRVTYDISSKPPATIEWE
- the guaB gene encoding IMP dehydrogenase encodes the protein MLDPELREGLTFDDVLLVPAHSQVLPKEVDLSTQLTASISLNIPLMSAAMDTVTEARSAICMAREGGIGVIHKNMSPQEQALEVDQVKKSESGMIVDPITMEPKQKIYEALQLMEQYRISGVPITENGRLVGILTNRDLRFETQLDQPIENVMTKDKLVTVPPGTTLEEAKFHLHKHRIEKLLVVDDDYALKGLITIKDIEKVRKYPMACKDEFGRLRAAAAVGVGGDCYERLEQLVRAGVDAVVVDTAHGHSQGVIESVVEIKRTYPDLQMIAGNIATAEAAEALIKAGVDAVKVGIGPGSICTTRVVAGVGVPQITAIADVSRITQKAGIPLIADGGIKYSGELPKAITAGADVIMIGSLFAGTEESPGETILYQGRTYKSYRGMGSLGAMKKGSKDRYFQGDVESDVKLVPEGIEGRVPFRGTLSANVHQLLGGLRAGMGYTGCRNLKELQQNAHFIRITNAGLRESHVHDVNITHEAPNYRIERPS